Proteins from a single region of Deltaproteobacteria bacterium:
- a CDS encoding carboxypeptidase regulatory-like domain-containing protein: MVKVAALLFGLCLFGASLGYSEEEAPAPRPAPAPPPPPAPAYQSSIPKGWPQSISTPTGFNDLGKAIGEEAGFPKNGTPREKARYVASRLPEIARSYQLSAGTGSVISSAVVGIVRKADDFARLLWGGGDKENAAPLKSSGTGNCGEWSYAFSEILDGAGVDNQVVFGDDNPEPGASSKFTGTDTAVLVQERDPSGRLTSRIFDPFRSAYHNTETRRPSEKTAAEWNDLPLSDRDKTDADKKSGRETWKDDLIGKKHVKDAGNELVIDFGEGKADTKEKGFILGKVVHEGDGSPATEVTIMIRKEGFENSLAPQGNGNFTAAVPPGAYQVVVLLPDGKEAASATPTIEVGEKEKLELTVPKTEEEQPSYLGHWNGTAKVIRSSVSGTVGTVGPFDMDVVLGPEGLEFSSQGQTKIPAGSKTQIDGNHIRLDFAGKPPWMPDNEAFATTITWWMDVTADSNRMTGQMFSNAKTVSTLPGVPPAEAEFLISLDLRRQK; the protein is encoded by the coding sequence ATGGTGAAGGTCGCGGCACTTTTATTCGGCCTCTGCCTTTTCGGGGCCTCTCTTGGTTACAGCGAGGAAGAGGCGCCGGCTCCAAGACCGGCCCCGGCCCCGCCCCCTCCCCCTGCACCGGCCTATCAATCCTCGATACCGAAAGGATGGCCGCAATCGATTTCAACACCGACCGGTTTCAACGACTTGGGAAAGGCGATTGGTGAAGAAGCCGGATTTCCCAAAAATGGGACGCCGCGCGAAAAGGCCCGTTATGTCGCCTCGCGCCTTCCCGAAATAGCCCGTAGTTATCAGTTGAGCGCCGGGACCGGAAGCGTGATTAGCTCGGCTGTTGTGGGGATCGTTCGCAAGGCCGACGATTTTGCCCGCTTACTTTGGGGCGGGGGGGACAAGGAAAATGCGGCCCCCCTCAAGAGTAGCGGGACCGGAAACTGCGGGGAATGGTCGTACGCCTTCTCGGAGATTCTCGACGGCGCCGGCGTCGATAACCAGGTCGTTTTTGGAGATGACAATCCCGAACCGGGGGCCAGCTCCAAATTCACCGGAACCGACACGGCGGTGCTCGTGCAGGAGCGCGATCCGTCGGGCCGCCTCACCAGCCGCATCTTCGATCCTTTCCGGTCGGCGTACCACAACACGGAAACCCGCCGACCTTCGGAGAAGACGGCCGCCGAATGGAACGATCTCCCCCTGTCCGATCGGGACAAAACCGACGCGGACAAGAAATCGGGGCGCGAGACCTGGAAAGACGACCTGATCGGGAAGAAACATGTCAAGGATGCGGGGAACGAGCTCGTCATCGACTTTGGCGAAGGGAAGGCCGACACGAAGGAGAAGGGGTTCATTTTGGGAAAGGTGGTTCACGAGGGGGACGGGTCTCCGGCCACGGAGGTCACGATCATGATCCGGAAGGAGGGATTTGAAAATTCGCTTGCGCCCCAGGGGAACGGGAACTTCACCGCCGCGGTTCCACCGGGCGCCTATCAGGTCGTGGTCCTCCTTCCCGACGGCAAGGAAGCCGCCTCGGCCACACCGACCATCGAGGTCGGGGAAAAGGAAAAACTCGAGCTTACGGTCCCCAAAACGGAGGAGGAACAACCCTCCTATCTCGGCCATTGGAACGGAACGGCGAAGGTAATCCGGTCAAGTGTTTCCGGCACTGTCGGAACGGTGGGACCTTTCGATATGGATGTCGTCCTGGGCCCGGAAGGTCTCGAATTCAGTTCCCAGGGGCAAACCAAAATCCCTGCCGGAAGCAAGACTCAAATCGACGGCAACCACATCCGGCTCGATTTCGCGGGAAAACCCCCATGGATGCCCGATAACGAGGCCTTCGCCACAACGATAACCTGGTGGATGGATGTGACTGCCGACTCGAATCGGATGACCGGTCAGATGTTCTCCAACGCCAAAACCGTTTCCACCCTCCCCGGGGTCCCTCCAGCTGAAGCGGAGTTTCTCATCTCACTTGATCTCCGCAGGCAAAAGTGA
- a CDS encoding FG-GAP repeat protein yields the protein MRFFFLVFLGFLFLFPPKAWPQLSGTFDLSADFDAELTGKAMGDYSGYSVSSAGDVNCDGTDDVIIGAPFNDDGASNAGAAFVVFGPVTSSVNLGSADIEWTGEAASDYAGYDVAGAGDLNGDGCDDVLIGAIYQDATGTNAGRVYLFYGSSSLAGGSLSTSDVLYDGTNAGDYAGTSVAGAGDVNGDGYDDILIGAPGNDLFRLNAGAVYLVFGSSSLTNMVLTGADVRFFGEYKSDYAGTAVSGAGDFNGDGLADILIGSWDNNRGGNDSGAAYLILGKTTPFLRFSYLSAADMILAGENASDSAGYAVASGGDVNGDGYDDLFIGARYNDDLVSNGGAAYVVFGRDTLTRLVSLSSADIKLQGDTLSERAGSSVAGAGDVNADGYDDLLVGAPYNVNGGFSAGAVYLVYGGSGLSPKIALSGSDAIFEGGKTYDYAGFTVSGAGNIDGDAAGYADILIGAYWNDDYDWNAGSTYLFFGE from the coding sequence ATGCGTTTCTTTTTCCTCGTCTTTCTTGGCTTTCTTTTTCTTTTCCCGCCGAAAGCCTGGCCGCAACTTTCAGGCACTTTCGACCTATCCGCCGATTTCGATGCCGAGTTGACCGGCAAGGCGATGGGCGATTATTCCGGTTATTCGGTCTCTTCCGCGGGGGACGTCAACTGCGACGGCACCGACGATGTCATCATCGGTGCGCCCTTTAATGATGACGGCGCCTCCAATGCGGGGGCCGCTTTTGTCGTTTTCGGGCCGGTCACCTCTTCGGTCAATTTGGGATCCGCGGACATCGAATGGACGGGTGAGGCGGCAAGCGATTACGCCGGTTATGATGTTGCAGGGGCCGGGGACTTAAACGGCGACGGTTGCGACGATGTGTTGATCGGCGCCATTTACCAAGACGCCACTGGCACCAATGCCGGGCGGGTCTATCTTTTTTACGGCAGTTCCTCTTTGGCCGGCGGCAGTCTTTCCACCTCCGATGTGCTCTACGACGGCACCAACGCAGGCGATTACGCGGGGACGAGCGTGGCCGGCGCCGGGGATGTGAACGGGGACGGGTATGACGATATTTTAATCGGGGCCCCCGGAAACGATCTTTTTCGGCTCAATGCCGGCGCCGTTTATCTGGTTTTTGGAAGTTCCTCCCTGACCAACATGGTTTTAACCGGGGCCGACGTCCGTTTCTTCGGCGAGTATAAAAGTGACTATGCGGGAACCGCAGTAAGCGGGGCCGGCGATTTTAACGGGGACGGTTTGGCCGATATCCTCATCGGCTCCTGGGACAACAACCGGGGGGGCAACGATTCCGGGGCCGCCTATCTGATTTTGGGGAAGACCACCCCCTTTCTCCGTTTTTCCTATTTGAGCGCGGCGGACATGATATTGGCCGGCGAGAACGCCTCCGACAGCGCGGGGTATGCCGTGGCCTCGGGGGGGGATGTCAACGGGGACGGTTATGACGATCTGTTCATCGGCGCCCGTTACAACGACGATCTGGTCAGTAACGGGGGGGCCGCCTACGTGGTTTTCGGCCGCGATACCCTCACCCGTCTTGTTTCGCTTTCCAGTGCCGATATCAAACTCCAGGGAGACACCTTAAGCGAACGGGCCGGTTCCAGCGTCGCGGGCGCCGGGGATGTGAATGCCGACGGCTACGACGACCTGCTTGTCGGCGCCCCCTACAACGTTAACGGCGGTTTTTCCGCGGGGGCCGTTTATCTTGTTTACGGGGGAAGCGGCCTTTCCCCTAAAATTGCCCTTTCCGGTTCCGACGCCATATTCGAAGGGGGAAAAACCTACGACTATGCCGGCTTCACTGTATCGGGGGCTGGCAATATCGATGGAGATGCCGCCGGATATGCCGACATCCTCATCGGCGCCTACTGGAACGACGACTACGACTGGAATGCAGGTTCGACTTACCTGTTTTTCGGTGAATAA
- a CDS encoding PD-(D/E)XK nuclease family protein, which translates to MPITLLHGPAGGGKTNFLLRRLFGRYGPDGYADSFFLVAPTTRSVEAYQKRFLATDLAPPIFIGSAVVSFERLLLNLLKHNLPRLHQATSRISRNIIRNLLLNNKYKTMNNAYEFPGIVDELSATLVSLKKNGLTPQATRQKMERHLTPELEDLFKLFEDANSILKELSYFDEGDLYATTLGLLRTGRLKLPSLLKAVYIDRLFPLTLGQREIIKELGRKFPKLDIVVSYSFDYQAGEDPWFYPAYTFLGEIAAESEYFHGRTTKANISSRSFTDPADEISWVVGAAASAAGGASAAGGAGAGGQANAVGIILPPDPFYHRRFSELFSHRGIPHSPVYAPSLSRFIPLIDSSFATSLHFVKKCADGLKPHPDHPAGGPAASGRQPQELVPVFLEMQTHAVAESLSALALASEFDREWEFEKNLLFRNQIPDKTLAQWRHDELSRLRLKPPPSHGGVTLVSMEEAPGHDFDLLFVCGYVEGYYPPPAGEHPFYSTDLLLDPAMREIVEAPAYRHGREKYRLEQAVNRTTREVVFTHPNILWDGKEQTVARLVETGERRQETGGRRQETGGRRQETTIFPKVRKNEFSVSEIITYRKCPYQYYAHYHLKLGELKKEEIDVPPDVRGNFLHRILQKLYTAGRILYRDAVEYDVYLHRFIEQAGILIEEEKTRDPFLSRTPEAIAGPFCARARETIAAFLRDEIDLVRREQKTTLPSYFEWNFGKGPIPSLSLKHENREFFISGRIDRIDVDEQNKTFSVIDYKTGDVDSTSSIREGESIQMPVYLMAVNRLLLKDHRPAGGFYLGFKDLSKRTGIFIAGRGDGGVLKKNSLISESEWTALQEAVTARIAEVVQKISDGQFAPNPANTKQCRFCDYRDMCHYEQKGEEEE; encoded by the coding sequence ATGCCAATCACCCTGTTACACGGACCCGCCGGCGGGGGAAAAACCAATTTTCTCCTTCGCCGCCTGTTTGGCCGATATGGCCCGGACGGTTATGCCGATTCATTCTTTCTGGTGGCGCCGACCACCCGCTCGGTTGAGGCCTATCAAAAACGGTTCCTCGCCACCGACCTCGCTCCCCCCATTTTCATCGGCTCTGCCGTTGTCTCTTTCGAACGTCTCCTGCTTAACCTCCTGAAACACAACCTCCCGCGCCTCCATCAAGCCACTTCAAGAATCAGTCGAAATATCATTCGCAACTTATTGTTAAATAATAAATATAAAACAATGAATAACGCCTATGAATTTCCCGGAATCGTCGATGAATTGTCCGCGACCCTGGTAAGCCTGAAAAAAAACGGCCTTACCCCCCAGGCGACCCGGCAGAAGATGGAAAGGCATCTCACCCCGGAACTGGAGGATCTCTTCAAACTTTTTGAAGATGCAAACAGCATCTTGAAGGAGCTGTCTTATTTTGACGAAGGGGATCTTTATGCCACGACCCTTGGCCTCTTGAGGACCGGCCGGTTGAAATTGCCCTCACTTCTCAAGGCCGTCTACATCGACCGCCTCTTCCCCTTGACGCTCGGACAGAGGGAAATTATCAAGGAACTGGGGCGGAAGTTTCCAAAACTGGACATTGTCGTTTCCTACTCCTTCGACTATCAGGCGGGCGAGGACCCCTGGTTTTATCCGGCATACACTTTTTTGGGGGAAATCGCCGCCGAAAGCGAGTATTTTCACGGCCGGACAACCAAGGCAAATATCTCATCCCGGTCATTTACCGACCCGGCTGACGAAATTTCGTGGGTGGTCGGCGCCGCCGCCAGTGCCGCCGGCGGGGCCAGTGCCGCCGGCGGGGCCGGTGCCGGAGGCCAGGCCAATGCCGTCGGCATCATCCTTCCCCCCGACCCTTTTTACCACCGCCGCTTCTCGGAGCTGTTCTCACACCGTGGCATCCCCCATTCTCCCGTTTATGCCCCTTCCCTTTCGCGTTTTATCCCTTTAATAGATTCTTCTTTTGCAACTTCTTTGCATTTTGTGAAGAAGTGTGCGGACGGTTTGAAGCCCCATCCGGACCATCCGGCCGGCGGCCCTGCCGCCTCGGGCCGTCAGCCGCAGGAACTGGTCCCGGTTTTTCTGGAAATGCAGACACACGCCGTTGCCGAATCACTTTCCGCCCTCGCCTTGGCCTCGGAGTTCGACCGGGAATGGGAGTTCGAAAAAAATCTTTTGTTCAGGAATCAAATCCCCGACAAAACACTTGCCCAATGGCGTCATGACGAACTCTCGCGCCTGCGTCTGAAACCGCCCCCATCCCATGGAGGAGTGACACTCGTCTCCATGGAGGAAGCGCCGGGACACGATTTCGATCTCCTGTTTGTCTGCGGATATGTGGAGGGTTATTATCCCCCCCCCGCTGGGGAACACCCTTTTTATTCCACCGATCTTCTTCTGGACCCGGCAATGCGGGAGATTGTTGAGGCTCCGGCCTATCGCCATGGAAGGGAAAAATATCGCCTGGAACAGGCGGTAAACCGGACGACGCGCGAGGTTGTTTTTACGCATCCAAACATTTTGTGGGACGGGAAGGAGCAGACGGTGGCGAGGCTGGTGGAGACTGGGGAGAGGAGGCAGGAGACAGGAGGCAGGAGACAGGAGACAGGAGGCAGGAGACAGGAGACGACTATTTTTCCCAAAGTACGGAAAAACGAATTCAGCGTCTCCGAAATTATCACCTATCGGAAGTGCCCCTATCAATATTACGCCCATTACCATCTGAAGCTGGGCGAATTGAAAAAAGAGGAAATCGACGTCCCGCCCGATGTGAGGGGAAATTTTCTGCACCGGATTTTACAAAAACTCTATACAGCCGGCCGCATTCTCTACCGCGACGCCGTCGAGTACGATGTCTATTTGCACCGTTTCATCGAGCAGGCCGGAATATTAATTGAAGAAGAAAAAACACGGGATCCCTTTTTAAGCCGAACCCCCGAGGCGATTGCCGGGCCGTTCTGCGCCCGCGCAAGGGAGACGATCGCCGCTTTTTTGCGGGACGAAATCGACCTCGTTCGGCGGGAACAAAAGACAACCCTCCCTTCATATTTTGAATGGAATTTCGGCAAGGGACCGATCCCCTCTTTAAGCCTCAAGCACGAAAACCGGGAATTTTTTATATCCGGCAGAATCGACCGGATCGACGTGGACGAGCAAAACAAGACATTCAGCGTGATTGACTACAAAACCGGGGATGTCGATTCCACCTCCAGCATCCGGGAGGGGGAGTCGATTCAGATGCCGGTTTATTTAATGGCGGTCAACCGCCTGCTTTTGAAAGACCACCGGCCTGCCGGGGGATTTTACCTGGGTTTTAAGGACCTTTCGAAGCGGACGGGCATTTTCATTGCCGGCAGGGGCGATGGCGGCGTGCTCAAGAAAAATTCGCTCATCAGCGAGTCTGAATGGACGGCGCTTCAGGAGGCGGTTACCGCACGCATTGCCGAGGTCGTGCAAAAAATCAGCGACGGCCAATTCGCCCCCAATCCGGCCAATACAAAGCAATGCCGGTTCTGCGATTATCGGGACATGTGCCATTATGAGCAGAAGGGGGAGGAAGAGGAATAA